The Microplitis demolitor isolate Queensland-Clemson2020A chromosome 8, iyMicDemo2.1a, whole genome shotgun sequence genome has a segment encoding these proteins:
- the LOC103578332 gene encoding intersectin-1 isoform X1: MAMSQTPGIDPWVIQPRERLHFKDQFDALKPNNGVVTGEQAKGFLLRSQLPPSILGQIWALSDTDGDGKMDINEFSIACKLIHLKLRGLEVPPSLPPSLVQSLKVPFPGTVPNVANGGVPAQPQIQTGSLVNLGGAVPQPLAAVPQPLAAVPRPVVPGIPAAVPRPLVPGAPAAAMPLVNPAVRPIVPVQMPAASRQFRDNKGTSGVVLGTINKTSSKPPARPAPPFMGNANTVTTTTNVGAPPQRPAPPGSIGSGFAATTGIAPPPKPGPPSFPNSPVAASITAGSMQPLPVASTMGLAQAAPIVPLNTNPTPIAAFGMGQTVAPLIQPISATGAVSSVPGVMPTAGVVPSMPGVISSAGIVPSVPGAIPSVPGAIPSVPGTIPSIPGAIPSVPGVIPQAPFYNTMGGIQTVPATGMIPSVPGTIPSIPGVMPNIPQVPTNGVIPSVQPLSQANVAMNGNAGILQTPVSTNTPLSTTARPPSMDRVGSIDSQHSQHSQHSQHSQNSVTSPPDWAVPQQSRLKYTQLFNTWDRTRTGYLSGPQARNIMVQSQLHQKILAQIWTLADMDSDGRLGCEEFVLAMHLCDMAKAGENIPASLPPDLIPPTFRRQRQSSVSSQGLPETVDPSAGMPQSSFEDKRKENFEKGQAELERRRKTLQDSQRKEQEERERKEREEAEKLEKIRLEQERRRQAEIEKQMMRQREIEQEKEEQRLRAQEQREAARKEMERQRQLEWETQKSQELQAQRQKEKDILLKLKAKNQTLTIELTSLNERVKELSQKICDTRNGVSGVKTTIDGMRSTRDSQLQEMNELKKKLREQNQRLLALSQEKAKIDAKNKINSSHDAAGQEAMKMAFANKQITLKQLRDKISDLQQQINEKMSDIENNNGQLEDVRNRMKTLINDCKNLYSTFDNKRTKILELREQVVSSGGIDYTSAAWAESAWGSTDEQNPAVNEDEWPVDNAPATTAVADEPGGVRKYRALYEFVARNEEEISFQPGDIILVPPVQNQEPGWMAGEIRGHTGWFPESYVEPVDSDIGFDDNRAFVQQDSVEKRPLEEIAEVPENVSDAGSLGEAPAARVDATSAVTATPTATTNLADTSDDYYVALYPYSSAEPDDLNFVDGEIISVTKKDGDWWTGTIGNRSGFFPSNYVEKCQPNINQVPVETVASTVAAAVADAAPSQGTPSAEKTAEQIEDERQAAEDRAELPDFTAMASQQTRGKKPEIVQVIAPYQATSAEQLDLQRGQLIMIRKKTDSGWWEGELQARGKKRQIGWFPASYVKPLTSSSNRSTPVSHGYQDSPTDPNVERVMALYPHQAQNDDELSFEKGDVIIVLSKQEESWWKGELNGVCGIFPSNYVTPMYDDNSRLDNYSISMLDPMERKRQEYIKELIATEEAYINDMILVHEVFEKPLIQSLVLTVDEVERIFVNWRDIIACNDNFLRTLRIRRDNSEDGVVRLIGDILCENIPRMSAYVRFCSCQISAAVYLQSLTETLPEFVAVAQSCQQDPRTKGMPLSSFLIKPMQRITKYPLIISKILEYTPTEHPDRQYLQEALAKAEEFCIQVNEGVREKENSDRLEWLQTHVAYNEDVLQEKLVFNSLTNSAGPRKLLHYGILHKAKSGKELVAFLTNDFLLFAQPLKTLPSGQQFSFERNENNKFKLYRKPIFLNELSMIGDGEPNGNIIPTSDASRTLGLRDSTKRPIILLAPSTSECSLWARKIREARKQFAKNEKNLLQRQRSRQAQISSCGRILVTVLQGSSLKAPAVRRRPPEGRLSLVVVEAEDLIFAKKGKCNAFCNVSMGSQEERTPVVLGTNCPLWDTSMQFLVKDLHEDTLCITVFDKGYYTPDDFLGRAEVRVSDIMKDCKDSCGPIQKRIKLHEVDSGEVVLKLDLRLFAS; the protein is encoded by the exons ATGGCCATGTCACAAACACCGG gTATTGATCCATGGGTGATTCAACCTCGCGAGAGATTACACTTTAAAGATCAATTCGATGCTCTTAAGCCAAATAATGGAGTTGTTACTGGAGAACAAGCTAAAGGATTCCTGCTACGATCACAATTACCACCATCAATACTCGGACAGatatg ggCACTGTCCGACACCGATGGAGATGGAAAAATGGACATCAATGAGTTCAGCATTGCCTGTAAATTGATTCACTTGAAACTGCGAGGTCTAGAAGTTCCTCCCAGTTTGCCACCGTCGCTCGTTCAAAGCTTAAAAGTTCCTTTCCCAG gTACAGTTCCCAATGTAGCAAACGGTGGAGTACCAGCTCAACCTCAGATACAGACAGGGTCACTCGTAAATCTTGGAGGTGCAGTACCACAACCTTTGGCTGCAGTGCCACAACCACTAGCAGCAGTACCACGTCCTGTGGTGCCAGGAATACCAGCAGCAGTCCCACGTCCTTTAGTACCAGGTGCACCAGCGGCAGCAATGCCTCTTGTTAATCCAGCAGTGAGACCTATCGTTCCAGTTCAAATGCCCgctg CCTCACGTCAATTTAGGGATAATAAGGGTACTAGTGGTGTGGTGCTCGgcacaattaataaaacatcGTCAAAACCACCTGCTCGGCCTGCACCACCCTTCATGG GAAATGCAAATACTGTCACAACAACTACCAACGTTGGAGCACCGCCTCAAAGACCTGCACCTCCTGGTAGTATTG gcAGTGGATTCGCTGCAACAACTGGTATAGCACCGCCGCCAAAACCCGGACCGCCTTCATTTCCAAATAGTCCAGTAGCCGCGTCAATAACTGCCGGTTCAATGCAACCACTTCCAGTAGCTTCCACAATGGGCTTAGCGCAAGCAGCTCCGATAGTACCACTTAACACTAATCCTACTCCTATAGCAGCTTTTGGAATGGGACAAACTGTCGCACCATTAATTCAACCGATTTCAGCAACCGGAGCTGTTTCATCTGTACCAGGAGTTATGCCTACAGCTGGCGTTGTGCCTTCAATGCCAGGAGTTATTTCATCTGCTGGAATTGTTCCATCAGTTCCAGGTGCTATTCCATCAGTACCAGGTGCTATTCCATCAGTACCAGGTACTATTCCATCAATACCGGGTGCTATTCCATCGGTACCAGGAGTTATTCCACAAGCTCCATTTTATAATACAATGGGAGGTATACAAACGGTACCAGCCACTGGAATGATTCCATCTGTACCTGGAACTATTCCATCAATACCTGGAGTTATGCCAAATATACCTCAGGTTCCAACAAATGGAGTAATTCCTTCTGTTCAACCATTGAGTCAAGCAAACGTTGCAATGAATGGTAATGCTGGTATACTTCAGACTCCAGTGTCAACTAATACTCCACTCAGTACAACAGCACGACCACCAAGTATGGATCGAGTTGGGTCTATTGATTCTCAACACAGTCAGCACAGCCAACACAGTCAGCATAGTCAGAATTCTGTTACTTCACCACCAGACTGGGCTGTTCCTCAACAGTCTAGACTTAAATACACACAATTGTTCAATACTTGGGACAGAACGAGAACTGGTTACTTGTCAGGACCACAAGCAAGAAATATCATGGTCCAATCTCAACTACATCAGAAAATTCTCGCCCAAATTTGGACTCTTGCTGACATGGACTCAGATGGTAGACTAGGATGCGAAGAATTTGTGCTGGCGATGCATCTTTGTGACATGGCCAAAGCTGGAGAAAATATACCAGCAAGTCTACCACCGGATTTGATACCTCCGACTTTCCGTCGTCAACGTCAGAGCAGTGTTTCATCCCAGGGTCTTCCTGAAACTGTCGATCCCTCGGCAGGTATGCCGCAGTCTTCCTTCGAGGACAAGAGAAAAGAAAACTTTGAGAAAGGTCAAGCTGAATTAGAACGTCGTCGTAAAACTTTGCAGGACTCACAGCGTAAAGAGCAGGAGGAACGAGAGCGTAAAGAACGTGAGGAAGCTGAAAAACTGGAGAAGATCAGGCTCGAACAGGAGAGACGTCGACAAgctgaaattgaaaaacaaatgATGCGACAGCGTGAAATTGAACAGGAGAAAGAGGAGCAGCGATTGAGAGCACAGGAACAAAGAGAAGCTGCAAGAAAAGAGATGGAGAGACAAAGACAACTCGAGTGGGAAACTCAGAAGTCTCAAGAGCTTCAAGCACAGcgacaaaaagaaaaagatattttactaaaactaAAAGCTAAGAACCAGACATTGACCATTGAACTGACATCACTTAATGAACGTGTCAAAGAACtttcacaaaaaatttgtgacaCTCGTAATGGTGTATCAGGTGTAAAAACAACCATCGACGGCATGCGTTCAACCCGCGATAGTCAGCTCCAAGAAATGAAtgagttgaagaaaaaattacggGAGCAGAATCAGCGATTGCTCGCATTGAGTCAAGAGAAAGCTAAAATAGacgctaaaaataaaataaattcttctcATGATGCTGCTGGACAAGAAGCCATGAAGATGGCATTCgctaataaacaaataacacTTAAACAattgagagataaaatatcTGATTTGCAGCAGCAGATAAATGAGAAAATGTCAgacattgaaaataataacggACAATTGGAGGATGTGAGAAATCGTATGAAGACTCTTATTAATGATTGCAAAAATCTCTACTCAACATTTGACAATAAACGTACTAAAATATTGGAACTGCGTGAACAAGTCGTAAGTTCCGGTGGGATTGATTATACAAGCGCCGCGTGGGCTGAAAGTGCTTGGGGATCGACTGATGAGCAAAATCCCGCTGTCAATGAAGATGAATGGCCGGTTGACAATGCGCCCGCTACTACTGCTGTTGCCGATGAACCAGGAGGTGTCAGAAAATATCGCGCGCTGTATGAATTCGTAGCCAGAAACGAGGAAGAGATATCCTTCCAACCAGGTGACATTATTTTAGTACCACCAGTCCAGAATCAAGAACCCGGATGGATGGCTGGAGAGATACGTGGACACACGGGCTGGTTCCCCGAGTCTTATGTTGAGCCAGTGGACTCTGACATCGGATTCGATGACAACAGAGCGTTCGTCCAGCAGGACAGTGTAGAAAAAAGGCCGCTTGAAGAAATCGCCGAGGTACCAGAGAATGTTTCTGACGCGGGATCTCTAGGTGAAGCCCCTGCTGCACGAGTTGATGCTACTTCAGCAGTTACCGCTACTCCTACTGCTACTACAAATTTAGCCGACACCAGTGATGATTACTATGTTGCTCTCTATCCCTACTCATCAGCAGAACCAGatgatttgaatttcgttGATGGCGAAATTATTTCGGTGACTAAAAAAGACGGCGACTGGTGGACTGGAACTATTGGTAACAGAAGTGGATTCTTCCCGTCTAATTACGTTGAAAAATGTCAACCAAATATTAATCAG gTTCCTGTAGAAACTGTTGCGTCAACTGTGGCAGCTGCTGTTGCTGATGCTGCTCCATCGCAAGGAACACCC TCAGCGGAAAAAACCGCAGAACAGATTGAAGATGAACGACAAGCTGCTGAAGACCGTGCTGAATTACCCGATTTTACAGCAATGGCATCTCAGCAG ACTCGAGGAAAGAAACCGGAGATTGTCCAAGTAATTGCACCCTACCAAGCAACGAGTGCTGAACAACTCGATTTGCAGAGAGGACAGCTCATTATGATCAGGAAGAAGACTGATTCTGGGTGGTGGGAAGGAGAGCTAcag GCTCGAGGTAAAAAACGTCAGATTGGATGGTTTCCTGCGTCGTATGTAAAACCATTAACAAGTAGCAGTAATAGAAGTACTCCAGTGTCTCATGGTTATCAAGATTCTCCAACGGATCCTAATGTCg aaCGTGTGATGGCACTGTATCCACATCAAGCTCAGAACGATGACGAGCTGAGTTTTGAAAAAGGAGATGTGATAATTGTTTTATCAAAACAAGAAGAATCTTGGTGGAAAGGTGAACTTAACGGAGTATGCGGCATATTTCCTAGCAACTACGTGACACCCATGT ATGATGATAACTCGAGACTGGACAATTATTCGATTTCGATGCTGGATCCGATGGAGAGAAAGCGACAGGAGTATATTAAGGAACTTATTGCTACTGAGGAGGCCTACATCAATGATATGATTCTCGTCCATGAG GTGTTTGAGAAACCACTCATTCAAAGTCTAGTTCTCACTGTCGATGAAGTCGAAAGAATTTTCGTTAACTGGAGAGATATCATTGCTTGTAATGACAATTTTCTCAg AACTTTGAGAATAAGAAGAGATAACAGTGAAGATGGTGTTGTAAGACTGATTGGTGATATTCTATGTGAAAAC ATACCGCGCATGTCTGCGTATGTCAGATTCTGCAGCTGTCAGATTTCAGCTGCTGTGTACTTACAAAGTTTGACTGAAACGTTGCCAGAATTTGTGGCTGTTGCACAATCATGCCAACAAGATCCTCGTACCAAAGGAATGCCTCTCAGTTCATTTCTTATAAAACCCATGCAGCGAATTACCAAATACCCTCTCATTATTAGTAAG atattAGAGTACACGCCGACTGAGCATCCAGACAGACAATATCTACAAGAAGCCTTGGCAAAAGCTGAGGAATTCTGTATACAAGTGAATGAAGGTGTCAGAGAAAAAGAGAACAGTGATAGACTGGAATGGTTACAGACTCATGTGGCGTATAATGAAGATGTTTTGCAGGAAAAACTTGTATTCAATTCTCTGACAAACTCCGCTGGCCCAAGAAAGTTATTACACTATGGAATTCTTCACAAg gctAAAAGTGGCAAAGAACTCGTTGCATTTCTCACCaatgattttttactatttgctCAGCCATTGAAAACTCTGCCTTCTGGACAACAATTTTCATTTGAGCGaaacgaaaataataaattcaaattatacagaaag ccgatatttttaaatgagttGTCAATGATCGGTGACGGTGAACCAAATGGCAACATAATTCCTACGTCAGACGCTTCTAGGACTCTCGGCTTACGAGATTCCACAAAGAGGCCCATTATTTTGCTGGCGCCATCGACGAGCGAGTGTTCGCTGTGGGCTAGAAAAATACGCGAGGCGAGAAAACAGTTTGCCAAGAACGAGAAAAATCTTTTGCAACGTCAACGCTCCA GACAAGCGCAAATTAGCTCTTGTGGTCGTATCCTCGTTACAGTACTCCAAGGAAGCAGTTTGAAAGCACCAGCTG TTCGCAGGAGACCTCCAGAAGGACGCCTGTCTCTAGTAGTTGTAGAAGCTGAAGATTTAATCTTTGCTAAAAAAG
- the LOC103578332 gene encoding intersectin-1 isoform X6, which produces MAMSQTPGIDPWVIQPRERLHFKDQFDALKPNNGVVTGEQAKGFLLRSQLPPSILGQIWALSDTDGDGKMDINEFSIACKLIHLKLRGLEVPPSLPPSLVQSLKVPFPGTVPNVANGGVPAQPQIQTGSLVNLGGAVPQPLAAVPQPLAAVPRPVVPGIPAAVPRPLVPGAPAAAMPLVNPAVRPIVPVQMPAGNANTVTTTTNVGAPPQRPAPPGSIGSGFAATTGIAPPPKPGPPSFPNSPVAASITAGSMQPLPVASTMGLAQAAPIVPLNTNPTPIAAFGMGQTVAPLIQPISATGAVSSVPGVMPTAGVVPSMPGVISSAGIVPSVPGAIPSVPGAIPSVPGTIPSIPGAIPSVPGVIPQAPFYNTMGGIQTVPATGMIPSVPGTIPSIPGVMPNIPQVPTNGVIPSVQPLSQANVAMNGNAGILQTPVSTNTPLSTTARPPSMDRVGSIDSQHSQHSQHSQHSQNSVTSPPDWAVPQQSRLKYTQLFNTWDRTRTGYLSGPQARNIMVQSQLHQKILAQIWTLADMDSDGRLGCEEFVLAMHLCDMAKAGENIPASLPPDLIPPTFRRQRQSSVSSQGLPETVDPSAGMPQSSFEDKRKENFEKGQAELERRRKTLQDSQRKEQEERERKEREEAEKLEKIRLEQERRRQAEIEKQMMRQREIEQEKEEQRLRAQEQREAARKEMERQRQLEWETQKSQELQAQRQKEKDILLKLKAKNQTLTIELTSLNERVKELSQKICDTRNGVSGVKTTIDGMRSTRDSQLQEMNELKKKLREQNQRLLALSQEKAKIDAKNKINSSHDAAGQEAMKMAFANKQITLKQLRDKISDLQQQINEKMSDIENNNGQLEDVRNRMKTLINDCKNLYSTFDNKRTKILELREQVVSSGGIDYTSAAWAESAWGSTDEQNPAVNEDEWPVDNAPATTAVADEPGGVRKYRALYEFVARNEEEISFQPGDIILVPPVQNQEPGWMAGEIRGHTGWFPESYVEPVDSDIGFDDNRAFVQQDSVEKRPLEEIAEVPENVSDAGSLGEAPAARVDATSAVTATPTATTNLADTSDDYYVALYPYSSAEPDDLNFVDGEIISVTKKDGDWWTGTIGNRSGFFPSNYVEKCQPNINQVPVETVASTVAAAVADAAPSQGTPSAEKTAEQIEDERQAAEDRAELPDFTAMASQQTRGKKPEIVQVIAPYQATSAEQLDLQRGQLIMIRKKTDSGWWEGELQARGKKRQIGWFPASYVKPLTSSSNRSTPVSHGYQDSPTDPNVERVMALYPHQAQNDDELSFEKGDVIIVLSKQEESWWKGELNGVCGIFPSNYVTPMYDDNSRLDNYSISMLDPMERKRQEYIKELIATEEAYINDMILVHEVFEKPLIQSLVLTVDEVERIFVNWRDIIACNDNFLRTLRIRRDNSEDGVVRLIGDILCENIPRMSAYVRFCSCQISAAVYLQSLTETLPEFVAVAQSCQQDPRTKGMPLSSFLIKPMQRITKYPLIISKILEYTPTEHPDRQYLQEALAKAEEFCIQVNEGVREKENSDRLEWLQTHVAYNEDVLQEKLVFNSLTNSAGPRKLLHYGILHKAKSGKELVAFLTNDFLLFAQPLKTLPSGQQFSFERNENNKFKLYRKPIFLNELSMIGDGEPNGNIIPTSDASRTLGLRDSTKRPIILLAPSTSECSLWARKIREARKQFAKNEKNLLQRQRSRQAQISSCGRILVTVLQGSSLKAPAVRRRPPEGRLSLVVVEAEDLIFAKKGKCNAFCNVSMGSQEERTPVVLGTNCPLWDTSMQFLVKDLHEDTLCITVFDKGYYTPDDFLGRAEVRVSDIMKDCKDSCGPIQKRIKLHEVDSGEVVLKLDLRLFAS; this is translated from the exons ATGGCCATGTCACAAACACCGG gTATTGATCCATGGGTGATTCAACCTCGCGAGAGATTACACTTTAAAGATCAATTCGATGCTCTTAAGCCAAATAATGGAGTTGTTACTGGAGAACAAGCTAAAGGATTCCTGCTACGATCACAATTACCACCATCAATACTCGGACAGatatg ggCACTGTCCGACACCGATGGAGATGGAAAAATGGACATCAATGAGTTCAGCATTGCCTGTAAATTGATTCACTTGAAACTGCGAGGTCTAGAAGTTCCTCCCAGTTTGCCACCGTCGCTCGTTCAAAGCTTAAAAGTTCCTTTCCCAG gTACAGTTCCCAATGTAGCAAACGGTGGAGTACCAGCTCAACCTCAGATACAGACAGGGTCACTCGTAAATCTTGGAGGTGCAGTACCACAACCTTTGGCTGCAGTGCCACAACCACTAGCAGCAGTACCACGTCCTGTGGTGCCAGGAATACCAGCAGCAGTCCCACGTCCTTTAGTACCAGGTGCACCAGCGGCAGCAATGCCTCTTGTTAATCCAGCAGTGAGACCTATCGTTCCAGTTCAAATGCCCgctg GAAATGCAAATACTGTCACAACAACTACCAACGTTGGAGCACCGCCTCAAAGACCTGCACCTCCTGGTAGTATTG gcAGTGGATTCGCTGCAACAACTGGTATAGCACCGCCGCCAAAACCCGGACCGCCTTCATTTCCAAATAGTCCAGTAGCCGCGTCAATAACTGCCGGTTCAATGCAACCACTTCCAGTAGCTTCCACAATGGGCTTAGCGCAAGCAGCTCCGATAGTACCACTTAACACTAATCCTACTCCTATAGCAGCTTTTGGAATGGGACAAACTGTCGCACCATTAATTCAACCGATTTCAGCAACCGGAGCTGTTTCATCTGTACCAGGAGTTATGCCTACAGCTGGCGTTGTGCCTTCAATGCCAGGAGTTATTTCATCTGCTGGAATTGTTCCATCAGTTCCAGGTGCTATTCCATCAGTACCAGGTGCTATTCCATCAGTACCAGGTACTATTCCATCAATACCGGGTGCTATTCCATCGGTACCAGGAGTTATTCCACAAGCTCCATTTTATAATACAATGGGAGGTATACAAACGGTACCAGCCACTGGAATGATTCCATCTGTACCTGGAACTATTCCATCAATACCTGGAGTTATGCCAAATATACCTCAGGTTCCAACAAATGGAGTAATTCCTTCTGTTCAACCATTGAGTCAAGCAAACGTTGCAATGAATGGTAATGCTGGTATACTTCAGACTCCAGTGTCAACTAATACTCCACTCAGTACAACAGCACGACCACCAAGTATGGATCGAGTTGGGTCTATTGATTCTCAACACAGTCAGCACAGCCAACACAGTCAGCATAGTCAGAATTCTGTTACTTCACCACCAGACTGGGCTGTTCCTCAACAGTCTAGACTTAAATACACACAATTGTTCAATACTTGGGACAGAACGAGAACTGGTTACTTGTCAGGACCACAAGCAAGAAATATCATGGTCCAATCTCAACTACATCAGAAAATTCTCGCCCAAATTTGGACTCTTGCTGACATGGACTCAGATGGTAGACTAGGATGCGAAGAATTTGTGCTGGCGATGCATCTTTGTGACATGGCCAAAGCTGGAGAAAATATACCAGCAAGTCTACCACCGGATTTGATACCTCCGACTTTCCGTCGTCAACGTCAGAGCAGTGTTTCATCCCAGGGTCTTCCTGAAACTGTCGATCCCTCGGCAGGTATGCCGCAGTCTTCCTTCGAGGACAAGAGAAAAGAAAACTTTGAGAAAGGTCAAGCTGAATTAGAACGTCGTCGTAAAACTTTGCAGGACTCACAGCGTAAAGAGCAGGAGGAACGAGAGCGTAAAGAACGTGAGGAAGCTGAAAAACTGGAGAAGATCAGGCTCGAACAGGAGAGACGTCGACAAgctgaaattgaaaaacaaatgATGCGACAGCGTGAAATTGAACAGGAGAAAGAGGAGCAGCGATTGAGAGCACAGGAACAAAGAGAAGCTGCAAGAAAAGAGATGGAGAGACAAAGACAACTCGAGTGGGAAACTCAGAAGTCTCAAGAGCTTCAAGCACAGcgacaaaaagaaaaagatattttactaaaactaAAAGCTAAGAACCAGACATTGACCATTGAACTGACATCACTTAATGAACGTGTCAAAGAACtttcacaaaaaatttgtgacaCTCGTAATGGTGTATCAGGTGTAAAAACAACCATCGACGGCATGCGTTCAACCCGCGATAGTCAGCTCCAAGAAATGAAtgagttgaagaaaaaattacggGAGCAGAATCAGCGATTGCTCGCATTGAGTCAAGAGAAAGCTAAAATAGacgctaaaaataaaataaattcttctcATGATGCTGCTGGACAAGAAGCCATGAAGATGGCATTCgctaataaacaaataacacTTAAACAattgagagataaaatatcTGATTTGCAGCAGCAGATAAATGAGAAAATGTCAgacattgaaaataataacggACAATTGGAGGATGTGAGAAATCGTATGAAGACTCTTATTAATGATTGCAAAAATCTCTACTCAACATTTGACAATAAACGTACTAAAATATTGGAACTGCGTGAACAAGTCGTAAGTTCCGGTGGGATTGATTATACAAGCGCCGCGTGGGCTGAAAGTGCTTGGGGATCGACTGATGAGCAAAATCCCGCTGTCAATGAAGATGAATGGCCGGTTGACAATGCGCCCGCTACTACTGCTGTTGCCGATGAACCAGGAGGTGTCAGAAAATATCGCGCGCTGTATGAATTCGTAGCCAGAAACGAGGAAGAGATATCCTTCCAACCAGGTGACATTATTTTAGTACCACCAGTCCAGAATCAAGAACCCGGATGGATGGCTGGAGAGATACGTGGACACACGGGCTGGTTCCCCGAGTCTTATGTTGAGCCAGTGGACTCTGACATCGGATTCGATGACAACAGAGCGTTCGTCCAGCAGGACAGTGTAGAAAAAAGGCCGCTTGAAGAAATCGCCGAGGTACCAGAGAATGTTTCTGACGCGGGATCTCTAGGTGAAGCCCCTGCTGCACGAGTTGATGCTACTTCAGCAGTTACCGCTACTCCTACTGCTACTACAAATTTAGCCGACACCAGTGATGATTACTATGTTGCTCTCTATCCCTACTCATCAGCAGAACCAGatgatttgaatttcgttGATGGCGAAATTATTTCGGTGACTAAAAAAGACGGCGACTGGTGGACTGGAACTATTGGTAACAGAAGTGGATTCTTCCCGTCTAATTACGTTGAAAAATGTCAACCAAATATTAATCAG gTTCCTGTAGAAACTGTTGCGTCAACTGTGGCAGCTGCTGTTGCTGATGCTGCTCCATCGCAAGGAACACCC TCAGCGGAAAAAACCGCAGAACAGATTGAAGATGAACGACAAGCTGCTGAAGACCGTGCTGAATTACCCGATTTTACAGCAATGGCATCTCAGCAG ACTCGAGGAAAGAAACCGGAGATTGTCCAAGTAATTGCACCCTACCAAGCAACGAGTGCTGAACAACTCGATTTGCAGAGAGGACAGCTCATTATGATCAGGAAGAAGACTGATTCTGGGTGGTGGGAAGGAGAGCTAcag GCTCGAGGTAAAAAACGTCAGATTGGATGGTTTCCTGCGTCGTATGTAAAACCATTAACAAGTAGCAGTAATAGAAGTACTCCAGTGTCTCATGGTTATCAAGATTCTCCAACGGATCCTAATGTCg aaCGTGTGATGGCACTGTATCCACATCAAGCTCAGAACGATGACGAGCTGAGTTTTGAAAAAGGAGATGTGATAATTGTTTTATCAAAACAAGAAGAATCTTGGTGGAAAGGTGAACTTAACGGAGTATGCGGCATATTTCCTAGCAACTACGTGACACCCATGT ATGATGATAACTCGAGACTGGACAATTATTCGATTTCGATGCTGGATCCGATGGAGAGAAAGCGACAGGAGTATATTAAGGAACTTATTGCTACTGAGGAGGCCTACATCAATGATATGATTCTCGTCCATGAG GTGTTTGAGAAACCACTCATTCAAAGTCTAGTTCTCACTGTCGATGAAGTCGAAAGAATTTTCGTTAACTGGAGAGATATCATTGCTTGTAATGACAATTTTCTCAg AACTTTGAGAATAAGAAGAGATAACAGTGAAGATGGTGTTGTAAGACTGATTGGTGATATTCTATGTGAAAAC ATACCGCGCATGTCTGCGTATGTCAGATTCTGCAGCTGTCAGATTTCAGCTGCTGTGTACTTACAAAGTTTGACTGAAACGTTGCCAGAATTTGTGGCTGTTGCACAATCATGCCAACAAGATCCTCGTACCAAAGGAATGCCTCTCAGTTCATTTCTTATAAAACCCATGCAGCGAATTACCAAATACCCTCTCATTATTAGTAAG atattAGAGTACACGCCGACTGAGCATCCAGACAGACAATATCTACAAGAAGCCTTGGCAAAAGCTGAGGAATTCTGTATACAAGTGAATGAAGGTGTCAGAGAAAAAGAGAACAGTGATAGACTGGAATGGTTACAGACTCATGTGGCGTATAATGAAGATGTTTTGCAGGAAAAACTTGTATTCAATTCTCTGACAAACTCCGCTGGCCCAAGAAAGTTATTACACTATGGAATTCTTCACAAg gctAAAAGTGGCAAAGAACTCGTTGCATTTCTCACCaatgattttttactatttgctCAGCCATTGAAAACTCTGCCTTCTGGACAACAATTTTCATTTGAGCGaaacgaaaataataaattcaaattatacagaaag ccgatatttttaaatgagttGTCAATGATCGGTGACGGTGAACCAAATGGCAACATAATTCCTACGTCAGACGCTTCTAGGACTCTCGGCTTACGAGATTCCACAAAGAGGCCCATTATTTTGCTGGCGCCATCGACGAGCGAGTGTTCGCTGTGGGCTAGAAAAATACGCGAGGCGAGAAAACAGTTTGCCAAGAACGAGAAAAATCTTTTGCAACGTCAACGCTCCA GACAAGCGCAAATTAGCTCTTGTGGTCGTATCCTCGTTACAGTACTCCAAGGAAGCAGTTTGAAAGCACCAGCTG TTCGCAGGAGACCTCCAGAAGGACGCCTGTCTCTAGTAGTTGTAGAAGCTGAAGATTTAATCTTTGCTAAAAAAG